GGGTGAGCATCTGCAGCCGCCGCCGGGCCGGGTCTGGAACTTCTCAGACGGCTCTTGTCAGCTTAAGTCTCACCAAATCCAGGCCCGCGGGCTCCGCTCCGCCACCggcccccgcccgcgcccccgcccacCTGCGCTCCGGGAGCggcgccgcgcccccgcccccgcccccgccccgcgcgctgGCCCTGGGGTGCCCGGCCCCAGGCTCCCCCCGCACTGAGCAGGGCGCGGGGAGGTGTGCATCAGCTTGCACACTTGTTGAAGCGACCCCAGGTGGGGGCCGGCGCTCCTGGCCCAGCAGTCACGGGGGCGCTAAGGGCCGCGCAGGCCCTGGGAGGTGGCACGGGGCCTTGACGGGGCGAAACAGCGCGGCCGGGGGTCGGGGGACGGAGCCGCGCACAGGCTGGGATGCGGGCCCCGCGCGGGGTCCTGTGACACACCCCGGGCTCTGCGCTCCCTCCCAGTCTCCCTCTGAAGCTCCGCCGCCGAGAAGGGGAGCTGGCGTCCAGTGGGGAAAGGGGACGGCCCCGGGGCGGGGGCAGAGGGCGGGGGCGGGAAGCTGGGGCCCCGGACTGGGGGTGCTAGGGCAGGACGGAGGCCTGGGGCCAGGAGACCCCGGGCTCGGGGGAGGGGGGCCAGGAGCGCCCGGTCTGGGGCGGACGGCGCCCGCAGGGCGAGGGTACGGGCACGCGCGGCGGGAAGCTGGGTGGAAgcgcgggggcgcggggcgggcgcggAGGCGGGGACGCCGGGGTCGGGGGCGGTGCGGGtttgaggggagggggcggggcgggtcTTTCCTCGGTttggggggaggcggggagggggcgggggcccATGTGACCGGCTCAGACCGGTTCTGGAGACAAAAGGGGCCGCGGCGGCCGGAGCGGGACGGCCCCGGCGCGGGAGGGAGCGAAGCAGCGCGGGCAGCGAGCGAGTGAGCGCGCGGGGCCCCGGAGGGCGCACGGCGGCCTGGCCCCTCGCGCGCTCGGCCGCTGCCGcccaggggctggaggctgggtggGGGTCTGAGCTGCGTCCTGGGATCCAGGCATCCCCCGGGGAGACGCCTCCCGGCCGTGCGCCCCGGCCCCTGAAgtcctcccgccgccgccgccgccgtagCGGCCCCACCCTTTGGGCCTGGAAAATGGGGAGAGGGGGTTGGGAGGTCCACGCCCGCGGCACCCAGTGGCGAAGGGGACGGGCGGGGGCTCTGACCCGTGCTCTCCCCCCAGGATGCAGCACCGAAGCTTCCTCCTCTTCGCCCTCCTCACCCTGTTGGCGCTCACCTCCGCGGTGGCCAAAAAGAAAGGTGATCTGCGGGGTGGGGGAcagaggagggctggagatgggcAGGTGAGCCCGGCCACCTGGGTTCCGAGGCCGGGACCCCAGGAACGTGTCCCCGCGTGAGTCTCTCCGTGCCCCGGGTCCTGAACTGTGTTCCCCGTGCGTTGTAGACAAAGTGAAGAAGGGCGGCCCGGGGAGCGAGTGCGGGGAGTGGACCTGGGGGCCCTGCACCCCCAGCAGCAAGGACTGCGGCGTGGGTTTCCGCGAGGGGACCTGCGGGGCCCAGACTCAGCGCATCCGGTGCAGGGTGCCCTGCAACTGGAAGAAGGAGTTTGGAGGTGAGGTGGGGCGCAGGCGGAGGGCCCGCAAGGGGGGGCGCAGCCTCGCGGAACCCTGGGCGGACCTGTGGACGGAGGCCGCGGGTGCCCAGCTCTGACCCCGGGCGCTCTCCCGCCAGCTGACTGCAAGTACAAGTTTGAGAGCTGGGGGTCGTGTGATGGGGGCACGGGCACCAGAGCCCGCCAAGGCACCCTGAAGAAGGCACGGTACAATGCCCAGTGCCAGGAGACCATCCGCGTGACCAAGCCCTGCACCCCCAAGACCAAAGCTAAGGCCAAAGGTCAGCCACGGGGGGAGGGCGATCGCCGCCGGGGGCTGCCCCCACCTGTGAGGGGAATGGTTAAGCCTGAAGTTTGGGGCCCTGGCGAGTGACGTCTTGACGTGTCTGCACGGGGTTTCCCTGTCTTTAGCGATACCTTAGATGGGCGCGTACTGAAGGCAGCCCACCAAAGGTGCTCAGGGGATAGTCAATCTTCCGGCCCAAGCAAGGACAAAGTTACAGTGTCCTGAGGGAGCGTTTGGCTTAGGATCCAGGGACATTGTCCTGGAAGGGCTCGGCTTTGTCATCGCTCCAGCATTTGGTCAGCTTGGCCCTTCCCGCTATGGGAAGGACCTCACAGCCCTGCGTCCCCTGACCCTTAGCTGCTTCCTGACTCACCGCGGCCCAGAGAGGCCAACAGGGTGAATCTGCCCATTTCTcggatgaggaggctgaggctgtgGTCGAGGGCTGCTGGGACCAGGCGTGGAACTGGGAACTGGGAGGTTTTCTGGATCCCCAGGGGACGTTTGAAGCTGGGGACGTGGGGCAGGTCCAGCATCATCATGGCTGCCCTATCCCACCGCCTTCCAGGTCCGCTGATGGAGAACCACGAGGGGCagaattttcttctccctctagTATGTCAGGAGGGTCTCTGCCAGGTCACCAGAAACCTGCTAATGCGGTATTTCTTGTTTTACAGccaagaaagggaagggaaaggactAGAGGCCAGCACTGGATGCCTGGGAGCCCCTGGCCTTACTGGgggcctggcccaggccctgccacCCGCAGGCCCACGATGTAACCCGCCAGTGCCTTTTGTCTGCTCTGCTCTGAGCTGTCGATCAGgccctgctcttccctctctctcccccacccccacccccacccaagtGCCCAAGGTGGGGAGGGACAGGGATTCTGTGCAGCTTGAGCCCCCCCAAAGCGATGGATTCCCGCACCCCTTTTGTTCTTCCCCACAATGATGCCATTgctaagaaacaaaataaactgtCGTTTTTCTCCcaataaaagtttttcttttaatatataaaagcCCCTTCCCAGAGAGTTTGCCGTTGTGACTTGTTGGAGGTGGGAGAgtgtggaagaaaaagaaggctgAGGGTCGGGCGTTCAGGGCGGTGGGGCTTGGCCGCCAGTGCTCCCTGGCGCTCATGGAAAAAGCAGAATGGTTACGAAAATCTCTTCCAGAGCCCCTTACTGACCCGTGAAAGAGTACCCCCCCCCCATCAGGTCCCCTAAGCCTTTCTGGGTCCTCTAGGGGCCACACCAGGGCTGAGGGAGAGGACCCTGAAGGTTCTAGAACTGACATTCCCACCTCAGGCAAAGGGCTTTCCGTCTAGCCCGCTGCCAATCAGCAAGGTTCCAGCCACTGGGAGAGTAGAGATGGGGCCGCTCCAAGGGCCGCCACCCCCCTGTCACTGGGTCAAGTCCACCCCTGTTCTCATCTGGTGACCCAGGCCTCGCTCACACTCTGCAGAGCCCAGCGGGGAACACTGCCCACCGCAGCGCCACCTTCCGTCTGTGTGACCCCCTTGGGGACAGGGGAGGGCTCTTCAGAATAAGGTGAATTATTCCCCCTCAGCTTGGGACCACGGTGCTAAGTGTGAATCTCGTCCTAAGTGTGAATCTCTTTGCTCCGAGCTGGCCCATCCGAGTATGACCTGCCGGGTGTGGGGGGCGTACCTCAGAGCCCTCTCTGCCTGGCCTCCAGCAAGCCCACCCGCCCAACCAGAACCTGGCTGAGTAGCTGCAGCAAGTGGGGGATTTCTGCCCTGGAGTGGGATTTGGGACAAGGGGGCTGAGCCTACATGCGGGGTGCAGGGGGGACCAAGCACCAATTACAGCAGAATGGAGGGCCCCACCCTTCCACTGCCCTCGCAGCCTCCTTTCCCAAGCACAGGCGCCTTCCCTCCTCCCGAGGGGAGCCTGAGCTTCGGGCTCCATTGTCCATTGTCTCAGCCACGCTGGTTGGTCACAGGGGGCAGGAGCCCACGTAGACCAGTGCCCCCAGCTCCCTGAGGCAGGGCAACAGAGGGGACCAGGCAGTCCTGGTGCAGATGCTTCCTGGGGCTGACCCTCCCCGGCCTGAGCAGAGATCTGGTCTCTCCGATTCCAGCCAGAGCCTTTTCCTGAGCTCGCAGGGTCTTGGGGACCTCAGTTCTCCTCTTCAGTGAACAAGAACATGGAGAGGTGCCTGCAAATCTCTGCCCCACAGCAGCTGGCCTGTGTGGTCCCCCAGTGCACACATGCGACCACCAGCACCTCCTGCGGCACCCCTGCCTGCCTACCTGGCAGTGCCGATGTTCCGATACTGGCATAGCAGCAGGTGCCTGAATGTCTTTTTAAAGGTCGCGTTGCAGAGGGCGTAGCAGGCAGGGTTGATGGTGCTGTTGACATAGCAGAGCCAGTAGCCGATGGACCACACCGTGTCAGGGATGCAGCTCTGGCAGAAGGTGTTCACCAGGACCATGACGTTGTAGGGCGTCCAGGTGAGGATGAAGGCCAGCAGAATGGCAAAGATGGTCCGTGTCACCTTGCGCTCCCGGGCCGCCATCTGCCGCTTCTTGCGCACCTGGTTGCGGGCGATGCTGGCAAATTTGCGGGCCACGTTGGCCGCCGGACGCATGCCAGCTGGCGTGGCAGGCACAATCTCGATGGCTGTCACACACTCGTTGCCTGTCTGCTTCGTCACAATCTGGATCTTGGACCATTTGGAGGCAGGGTTGAGGGCCCGTGGCTGTAGGCAAGGGGCGGGCGTGGCAGGCGTGGTGGCCTCTGTGGTGGACAGCTCGGTGGGTGGTCGTTCCTTGGTGTTCTGGGTGGCACTGCCCGAGCTGGACTCATTGGAAGTGTCCTTGTCAGCCATTGGACGTGGCGGGGGTGGCAGGACCGGCGGAGGGGCCTCCTCTAGCTTCCCGTTGCGCAGCCCCTCCCGAGTGGCTTCCCCTGGTGGGGGTTTCTTTACGCTCTGCTTCATCAGGGGGCTCTTGAGGAAGGCCAGCGTCTTGGCTTTCTTCTCCTTGGGGCCCTCGGACCGGTGCTTGTGAACTCGGCTGCGACTGGCCAGGGAGATGTGAATATAGAGAACGGTCATGATGACCACGGGCAGATAGAAGGCAGCGATGGCCGTGCCGAAGGTCACCGCC
This sequence is a window from Equus caballus isolate H_3958 breed thoroughbred chromosome 12, TB-T2T, whole genome shotgun sequence. Protein-coding genes within it:
- the MDK gene encoding midkine; protein product: MQHRSFLLFALLTLLALTSAVAKKKDKVKKGGPGSECGEWTWGPCTPSSKDCGVGFREGTCGAQTQRIRCRVPCNWKKEFGADCKYKFESWGSCDGGTGTRARQGTLKKARYNAQCQETIRVTKPCTPKTKAKAKAKKGKGKD
- the CHRM4 gene encoding muscarinic acetylcholine receptor M4; this encodes MANFTPVNGSSGNQSVRLVTSTHNRYETVEMVFIATVTGSLSLVTVVGNILVMLSIKVNRQLQTVNNYFLFSLACADLIIGAFSMNLYTVYIIKGYWPLGAVVCDLWLALDYVVSNASVMNLLIISFDRYFCVTKPLTYPARRTTKMAGLMIAAAWVLSFVLWAPAILFWQFVVGKRTVPDNQCFIQFLSNPAVTFGTAIAAFYLPVVIMTVLYIHISLASRSRVHKHRSEGPKEKKAKTLAFLKSPLMKQSVKKPPPGEATREGLRNGKLEEAPPPVLPPPPRPMADKDTSNESSSGSATQNTKERPPTELSTTEATTPATPAPCLQPRALNPASKWSKIQIVTKQTGNECVTAIEIVPATPAGMRPAANVARKFASIARNQVRKKRQMAARERKVTRTIFAILLAFILTWTPYNVMVLVNTFCQSCIPDTVWSIGYWLCYVNSTINPACYALCNATFKKTFRHLLLCQYRNIGTAR